Within Candidatus Francisella endociliophora, the genomic segment ACGATTGGTTACAAAGAAACTGTTGCAAATGTGAAAACAACAGATATTGCAAACTTTTTTGAAAATCATATCTGTGCAGAAAATGCTAACATCTGTATGGTTGGTGCCATAGATTTACAACAAGCTGAAGAAATATCAAATAAGCTTGTAAGCTATCTACCTAAAGGTAGTAAAAACACTAAGTTATTTACTCAACAAAAAAACGACTCTAAAATAATCAAAAAAGAATTTGATAGCAAGCAAACATCTATTTTGATGGGGCATCAGCTATTTTTAGATATCGAGTCTAAATTATACTTCCCATTGAAACTTGGCAATGAAATCTTTGGTGGTGGAGGTCTTAACTCACTACTTTTCAATAAAGTCCGTGAAGAACTTGGGCTTGTTTATAATATTGGTAGTAATATAAATCTTAACCCTAATTATGGTAGTTTTGTAATTTCTGCTCAAACAAGTAACCCCAGCTTAGCACTAGAAACTATCAATAGTGTTTATAGCGATTTTATTAGTAAAGCGTTAGATCTGGAAACTATAGAAAATTCAAAGAAACATATTGAAGGAACTCACTTACTTAGCTCAGTTAAAAACAGTTCTAAATTAAGTATGTTATCTTCTATTGCAAATAAAGATCTATCTTTAGACTTTTTTGATACTTATGTTGAAAATATCAATAAAGTCTCATCCGAAGATATCTATAACGCCTTCTCTCAAATCCAATCTAATAAGTTCATAACTGTAATGGTTGGGGATGTATAGCCAGTGAAAACTAATACTATTCGCGTAATATCTGGCAAATATAAGAATCGTCGCTTAAAATTCCCGAATATTAATGGTTTACGTCCGACTTCTGATCAACTCAAAGAAACTATCTTTAACTGGCTTACACCATATATTCATGATAGTGTTTGCATAGATGCTTTTGCTGGCAGTGGCAGTCTTGGCATAGAAAGTCTTTCTCGTGGTGCTTCAAAAGCTATTTTTTACGAGCTGAATTTCAAGGCATTACAACAAATCAAAGAAAATTTAACTACATTGGATATACAAAACTTTGAAATACACAAAACAGATAGTATAAAAGCTCTTGCTGCTTTAGATAAAAAAGAAGGATCTATAATCATCTTTCTTGACCCACCATTTAACAAAAATATTGCTCCTAAAGCACTAAGTTCAATCTTACAAAATCAAAGTATCCCAGCTGGTACATTGATATATATAGAGACCGAAAAACAAGCTGAGTATAACTTAGAAGGCTTTGAAATCGTAAAGGAAAAAAGTACATCAAATATCTTAGCTAAATTGCTTAAAAAAATTTAATTTTCTTTTCTAAAAAAATCTCTACAATGTTAGCTAAAGTGATATATAGGATTTAAATATGCATCATATAGGTATTACAACCCCGTATATTTTTACTATAATGTTTATGGCTGGGATAATTGCTGAAAGTATGACAGGTGTAATATCTTCATCACGAAGAAACATGGATGCTTTTGGTGTAATAGCAATTGCGTTAACTACAGCTTTAGGAGGTGGTATTGTTAGAGATCTTTTATTGGGTAATCTTCCTGTAACAATCATCTTATATCCTCATTATATCGTTATATGTTTATTCTTTTCTATTATTGCTATTTTTACTCAAAAATATATCAATAAATTTTACAAAGTTTTTTTAATTCTTGATTCAGTTGGTCTAATAGCATTTGCGTATATTGGTAGCAATATAGCTTATACAATTTGCACAAATATTTTTGAAATGAACTTTTTTAGTGTCCTTGTTGTTGGAATTGTTATTGCAGTACTTAACGGAGTTGCTGGAGGTATTATGCGAGATATGATTTGTAATGATATCCCAGTAGCTTTTAAATCAGAGCTTTATGCATCTGTAGCTGGGATAGTTGGAGGCATGAATATTGTTTTTATATACTTAAATATAAACCTATATATTAGTGCTGCAATTATTATAAGTATTGGTTTAACAATTAGAATTATGTCTATAGTATATAAATGGAAATTGCCAATTATATAAAGATTACGCAAAACTTTTTGACCAGATTGCTAGACTCTTAAGTGTTAAATTTTTCAAGGGATTAAAAACTCCCCCTAACCTCATGGGCTTAACAACCTCCTTGACTCAATAGATTCAGATTTCTCATTAATAGTAATGCTGCTGTAATATTTGTTTACCATTTATAGTAGTCTTAAATAATTTAAGTTTATAACCACCTATATATAACATTTGCTATAGCCTACTCCTCACTTATACTAGGTAACAATACAGCAATAATTGCATCACTA encodes:
- a CDS encoding M16 family metallopeptidase — encoded protein: MIQKFNIDNTPIYFQKSQNLPMFDIQLNFRAGAAFDGKLNGLADLAVSMFATKTQQSSEQELINEITDNGISIHAETSKEFFSIKIRLLNDADIIKNTLEILKEIFTLPAFDENILERERVQTITHINYLHQQPNYLASLEFSKNLFANNPYSCPTIGYKETVANVKTTDIANFFENHICAENANICMVGAIDLQQAEEISNKLVSYLPKGSKNTKLFTQQKNDSKIIKKEFDSKQTSILMGHQLFLDIESKLYFPLKLGNEIFGGGGLNSLLFNKVREELGLVYNIGSNINLNPNYGSFVISAQTSNPSLALETINSVYSDFISKALDLETIENSKKHIEGTHLLSSVKNSSKLSMLSSIANKDLSLDFFDTYVENINKVSSEDIYNAFSQIQSNKFITVMVGDV
- the rsmD gene encoding 16S rRNA (guanine(966)-N(2))-methyltransferase RsmD; translated protein: MKTNTIRVISGKYKNRRLKFPNINGLRPTSDQLKETIFNWLTPYIHDSVCIDAFAGSGSLGIESLSRGASKAIFYELNFKALQQIKENLTTLDIQNFEIHKTDSIKALAALDKKEGSIIIFLDPPFNKNIAPKALSSILQNQSIPAGTLIYIETEKQAEYNLEGFEIVKEKSTSNILAKLLKKI
- a CDS encoding trimeric intracellular cation channel family protein; protein product: MHHIGITTPYIFTIMFMAGIIAESMTGVISSSRRNMDAFGVIAIALTTALGGGIVRDLLLGNLPVTIILYPHYIVICLFFSIIAIFTQKYINKFYKVFLILDSVGLIAFAYIGSNIAYTICTNIFEMNFFSVLVVGIVIAVLNGVAGGIMRDMICNDIPVAFKSELYASVAGIVGGMNIVFIYLNINLYISAAIIISIGLTIRIMSIVYKWKLPII